In the genome of Bacteroides mediterraneensis, the window GGCCACATAGGCAGCCGATTTATATTCATTCTTTTCATAAATGGACGTATTGTAATGCCACCCGCCGATACAGGAACATGACTGCCAAGGCTGATCGATAATCTGATTGGGGGCCCCGCGTTCCACATCCCATACCAATGCCTTCCGCTGGTTCTCGTCCAGAATCTTCCCGAACATCACCGCTTCCAGTTTTCCCTGATGTGTAGCCATGTTGTGGTTATAGAAATGTGCTGCGATCTTCAGTCCCGCATCACTGATGGGATAGAAAGGAGCAACCGTCACATCAAAATAAATCAAATCCGGATTGTAACGGTTGATGGCATCTACCGTACGGTTATAGAAGTTTGTACAATATTCCGGGGTAGGAATGCACACTCCGTTTCCCCACGCCCACTGGCGGTGAATCATTCCATTATCCCAACTGTTTTCACTCAACGGATGGTTCTGTGCATACAAATCCTGCGGGTCGTATCCTTCCCACCACTTACCTTTTCCGTCGGCCTTGGTCAGCTTTCCATCGTAAGGAATACCTTTTTTCGGGCCAATCGTATCATGACGCTGTGAGGGTTCATACCAGCTCCACGCATGGTCGGCATGGAAACTGATGCCGAAATACAGTCCGTATTTCCGGGCAGCTTTCTCCCATCCGGCCAGAATGTCTTTTTTCGGTCCCATGTTTACCGAGTTCCAAGGCTGGTACTTGCTGTCCCACAAGTCCATGTTGTCGTGATGATTGCCCAAGGCAAAGAAATACTGGGCACCGATTTTCTTATAAAAGGCCACCAGCTTGTCGGGATCCCATTTCTCAGCCTTCCACAACGGAATGATGTCCTTGAAACCCACCTCCGACGGATGGCCGTAGTGTTCCACATGGAACTTATATTCATTCGAGCCTTCAATATACATAGAGCGGGCCATCCAGTCACCGGAACCTTCCACACATTGGGGCCCCCAATGCGCCCAAATGCCAAATTTCACGTTCCGGAACCATTCCGGCACCTGATAGTTGCTTTCAAGCGAAGCCCAGGTAGGTTCGAATTTGCCTTTCATCATCGGTTCGTCTTTCTCCGAAACCGGCACCTGATAGGTTTGAGCAGCCAGTCCGCTGACAGATAAAAATAAAGAAGCCAGTATGAGTTTTGTTTTCATAAGCATGATTTTATAGAGATTCTTATAAAAACAAATTTACGGAGAAACCTCAAATATGGATAGGATTAAATGGTAAGTTTATATGCCAATATCGACAAAATATCTTCAATAAGCTCTTTATTCCCATTTTATTCACACTTATTTCGACAATCTTTCATTAAGGGGAAAAAATAAAAATGTAAATTTATCGCCAAAATTCAACCTATGAATCTACAAGTAGAACAACTGCATCCGCTGGTCTTAAATGTGGGATTAGCCATTCATAATTCCGACTGGAACTGGAAAAATGTCAACAGCCCGTTTACACGTTTATATTACGTCACGGAAGGTATCGCACAGATAGAACTGCCCGACGGAATACATACTTTATGTCCTAACCACATGTATTTTGTACCAGCATTTACGGTGCATACCAATATCTGCAATTCACATTTTGTCCATTACTATTTACACATTTACGAAGACCACTATTCGGAAAACGATTGGCTGGAACACTGGAACTTCCCAGTAGAAATAGAAGCCGGGACATTCGACTTGGCACTTTTCCAACGTCTTTGTGAAATCAACCCGCACATGACGCTTCAAAAATCAGATCCTACCACCTATGACAATAATCCAACACTTATGCGTAACCTGCTTCGAAATCGACAAAGAGCGTTCTACGATAAAGTAGAATCTAGGGGAATCGTACTGCAACTGTTGTCGCATTTCCTGAAACATGCCCAACCCAAAACCGAAATGGAAGACAACCGAATAGCAAAAAGCGTAATGTACATTCGCAAGCATCTTAATGAAAGCATTGAGCTAGAGAAGCTGGCAGAAATTTCCTGCTTGTCAAAAGACCATTTTATTCGGCTATTCAAAAAAGAACTAGGGAATACTCCCTTACAGTACATCAATCAAAAAAAAATAGAAAAGGCCCAGCTACTCTTGGTTACAGAAGATTTAGCGGTTAAAGAAATAGCCTTCCGGCTGGCCTTTGAAGATTATTCTTATTTCAACCGCCTGTTCAAAAAAATAACCGGCGTGACTCCTCAGGAATACCGCCGGCTATATTAAGTTTAAAGCTAATAATTAATTGTAACCTTCATTCTGCTTCAGATTCTTATTCACATTCCTTTCACTCTGTGGAATCGGGAAGTAACGATTGTGGGCCGCCCATGTACGAGTTTCAAACTGATAATACATGTTCTCATCTACCGGCGAAGCAGAAGAACCACTTCCTCGATAATTCGGTGCAGAAGGATCATCAGACAATTTCACCCCCGTAAATGTATGGTTCAACTCTTGTTCAGCAATTCCCCAACGAAGCACATCAAAGTACCGGAAACCTTCAAATGCAAGTTCCACCCGTCTTTCTTTACGCACCGCTTTACGTACATCTTCCTGAGTAGGCAAATCAGCTTTCTGATAACCGGGTAGACTGACACGATTACGAATGTCATTGATAGTCAAATCAAGAACAGACTGGTCTACTTCACCCGGTGCCACTTCATTCAACGCCTCCAAATAGCTCAACAAGACTTCCGCATAACGCATAATCGGAGTGTAGGTCGGAGTCGAAGCGATATTGTTAGTAATTGAAGGATCACAACCTTTTTTCGGACAATACCCATTAAACAAAGCGTAACGGTTATAGCTATCCGCAGTATTAGGTCCCAGAAAACAATTATAAGTGATATCATTATAAGTTGTACCCGAATAAGACCCTACCGGAGGAAGAAATATGGAAGCATATAGTCTTATCTCCCGATTTACATACGGATCATTCTCATCATACACAGCCGATGTTTCAATACCCTTTCCATCTGTACAGAAATATTCTTTCACCAGTTCATTATAAGGAGCAAACTGATGCCAGCCACCATACGCACATTCCGGATACAAATATTGATAACGTGAGTTGGTATATTTATCTGCAATACCCATGATACAGAAAATAGTTTCAGGACTATATTCACCTCCTATTTGGAATAATTTCTCATAGCTTTCTTCTCCATTCCGGCGATCCAACTCATAGTTTCCTGAAATAATCACCTCATGCAAGATATTTGCCGCATCTCTCCAACGATCTTGCGCCAGATACAAACGGGATAGCAGTACTTTTGCGGCAGCATTAGTCAAACGTCCATAATTCTCCGCATCATAACTATCAGGAAGTAACTGGACAGCCTCCTTCAAATCGGTTTCTACTTGTGCATACACATCAGCTTGCGCTGTCTGAGCAATCGTATTCGCTTCTTCCACACTCAATGGGGCAAGCGGCATAGGTACGTCTTTAAAATAAAACGCCAAATTAAAGAAGAAATAAGCTCGCAAAGTCTTGACCTCAGCAATCCATTTTTCTTTAGTATCTTCATCCATCGGACATTCTTCTACGTTAGCCAGGAAATTATTATATTTTGCAATCTGGATATAGGCATTTTTCCAATACCACTCAATATTTCCATTAGTAGCCAACGTATTGGAGCTAGCCATCAAAGTTGTAAAATTTTCTTTTTCCGTACCATTGCCCCCGGCAAAATCCAGATACAATAATCCTTGAGGAGTAGCAAAATCATCGTGTGACCATCCGGTTTGAAACCGATAACAACCTACCAATGCTAAATATGCATCATTCTCACCGGTCCAGAATGTGCTTTCTGAAATAGCAGAAGGAGGGTTTTTCTCCAATAGATCCGAACAACTCACAAGTGTTCCTGACAAAGCCAATGTATAAATGGACAATTTGGCTATATGTAATATATTTAATAATGGTTTCATATACAATAGATTTAAAATAATTAGAACTTGAAGTTAAAGCCAAATGAATAAATCGCTGTAATCGGATAGTAAGAAGGAGAGTCTCCTGTACCAATCTCATTTTCAGGATCCCACCCCTGATAGAAACTGTTAAAGCTAAACAGATTCTGTCCACTTACATACACACGCAGCTTTTCTATACCTATTTTCTTCGTCCATGCCTGCGGTAACGTATAACCAAGTTGCAGGTTCTTCAAACGCAAGAAACTAGCATTACGAACCCAATAATCAGAGGTCTGCAGATTCGGATTATTCATATTCAAGGTTTCCAAACGCGGATATTCTGCCCATTTATCAGGATTTGCTTCCGTCCAACAGTTTTCAGCCTGCCATCTTTGGATCTGTCCACCGTTATAGAACGCATAAGCCATATAAGAACCTATCTGACGTTGGTAACCTCCCAGTCCTTGGAACAAAGCAGAAAAGTCAAATCCCTTATAAGATGCGGAAAGATTCAAGCCGTAATAGAATTTAGGAGTCGTGCTTCCCAGCACTGTACGGTCGTATTCAGCATCTACCTTGCCATCGGGTACACCGTCGGGACCACTAATGTCCTTATAACGAACATAACCTGGTTTCAAGTCACTTTTTCCCACTAACTGTTCAGGCGCTGCATCAATTTCTGCCTGATCTACAAACAGACCTTCTGTTTGATATCCATAAATAATACCTATTGGCTGTCCTACAATACGATTGTTGTTGATTTCCTCTGTAGCCCCATTAG includes:
- a CDS encoding alpha-L-fucosidase, giving the protein MKTKLILASLFLSVSGLAAQTYQVPVSEKDEPMMKGKFEPTWASLESNYQVPEWFRNVKFGIWAHWGPQCVEGSGDWMARSMYIEGSNEYKFHVEHYGHPSEVGFKDIIPLWKAEKWDPDKLVAFYKKIGAQYFFALGNHHDNMDLWDSKYQPWNSVNMGPKKDILAGWEKAARKYGLYFGISFHADHAWSWYEPSQRHDTIGPKKGIPYDGKLTKADGKGKWWEGYDPQDLYAQNHPLSENSWDNGMIHRQWAWGNGVCIPTPEYCTNFYNRTVDAINRYNPDLIYFDVTVAPFYPISDAGLKIAAHFYNHNMATHQGKLEAVMFGKILDENQRKALVWDVERGAPNQIIDQPWQSCSCIGGWHYNTSIYEKNEYKSAAYVAKLLIDIVSKNGNLLLSVPLRADGTFDEKEEKILKEFGEWMNINKEAIYDTRPWKVFGEGPIAEEDIPLNAQGFNEGSYSQAGSKEIRFTQTPKALYATVLAWPEDGKVTVKSLAADSKLYEEDIQRVELLGYGKVDFVRTTEGLQVVLPAQPLNQIAPVLKIMR
- a CDS encoding AraC family transcriptional regulator; translation: MNLQVEQLHPLVLNVGLAIHNSDWNWKNVNSPFTRLYYVTEGIAQIELPDGIHTLCPNHMYFVPAFTVHTNICNSHFVHYYLHIYEDHYSENDWLEHWNFPVEIEAGTFDLALFQRLCEINPHMTLQKSDPTTYDNNPTLMRNLLRNRQRAFYDKVESRGIVLQLLSHFLKHAQPKTEMEDNRIAKSVMYIRKHLNESIELEKLAEISCLSKDHFIRLFKKELGNTPLQYINQKKIEKAQLLLVTEDLAVKEIAFRLAFEDYSYFNRLFKKITGVTPQEYRRLY
- a CDS encoding RagB/SusD family nutrient uptake outer membrane protein, whose product is MKPLLNILHIAKLSIYTLALSGTLVSCSDLLEKNPPSAISESTFWTGENDAYLALVGCYRFQTGWSHDDFATPQGLLYLDFAGGNGTEKENFTTLMASSNTLATNGNIEWYWKNAYIQIAKYNNFLANVEECPMDEDTKEKWIAEVKTLRAYFFFNLAFYFKDVPMPLAPLSVEEANTIAQTAQADVYAQVETDLKEAVQLLPDSYDAENYGRLTNAAAKVLLSRLYLAQDRWRDAANILHEVIISGNYELDRRNGEESYEKLFQIGGEYSPETIFCIMGIADKYTNSRYQYLYPECAYGGWHQFAPYNELVKEYFCTDGKGIETSAVYDENDPYVNREIRLYASIFLPPVGSYSGTTYNDITYNCFLGPNTADSYNRYALFNGYCPKKGCDPSITNNIASTPTYTPIMRYAEVLLSYLEALNEVAPGEVDQSVLDLTINDIRNRVSLPGYQKADLPTQEDVRKAVRKERRVELAFEGFRYFDVLRWGIAEQELNHTFTGVKLSDDPSAPNYRGSGSSASPVDENMYYQFETRTWAAHNRYFPIPQSERNVNKNLKQNEGYN